Proteins from one Argopecten irradians isolate NY chromosome 15, Ai_NY, whole genome shotgun sequence genomic window:
- the LOC138308520 gene encoding endoribonuclease LACTB2-like, with amino-acid sequence MAAAAQKLTPIPNLERLSQRVIRILGCNARAMTLQGTNTYLVGTGPKKILIDAGDPGVPDYINNLKTALKDFQSSIQEIVITHWHIDHVGGVGDVCRDVLQSTDVKVSKFSRPDGIEEYNTGIPYNFVKDNAVFKTEGATLRAVFTPGHSDDHMVLLLEEDQAVFSGDSILGETTAMFQDLHTYMASLERILQLRPSLIYPSHGPVILDPMDRVKNYIKHRLMREKQIVETLQKDPNVWLTSMELVDQIYVDLAAGLKNAANTNVCQHLLKLVKDGKVECSEKDGTKLWKIKGQSNM; translated from the exons atggcagcAGCCGCACAGAAACTAACACCAATTCCAAACTTAGAGCGACTTTCACAGCGTGTCATAAGAATTTTAGGATGCAATGCAAGAGCGATGACGTTACAAGGAACAAATACGTATCTTGTCGGAACAGGACCTAA GAAAATATTAATTGATGCCGGTGATCCTGGGGTACCAGATTATATAAACAATCTGAAGACAGCGCTAAAGGATTTCCAGAGCTCCATACAGGAAATCGTTATAACACATTGGCACATCGACCATGTTGGTGGCGTCGGCGACGTTTGTCGGGATGTCTTACAGT CGACAGATGTTAAGGTGTCAAAGTTTAGTCGTCCTGATGGAATTGAAGAATACAATACTGGAATTCCCTATAATTTTGTGAAGGATAATGCTGTGTTTAAAACTGAAGGTGCTACACTAAG GGCGGTTTTTACTCCGGGACATTCAGACGATCACATGGTACTATTATTGGAGGAGGATCAGGCTGTTTTCTCTGGCGACTCCATCctaggggagacaactgct ATGTTTCAAGATCTGCACACATACATGGCTTCGCTTGAACGAATCCTACAGCTGCGTCCATCACTCATTTATCCCAGTCATGGTCCAGTGATCCTTGACCCCATGGACAGGGTTAAGAATTACATCAAGCACCGTCTAATGCGGGAAAAACAGATAGTGGAAACACTTCAAAAAGACCCAAATGTATGGCTCACATCCATGGAATTAGTAGACCAAATATATGTG GATTTAGCTGCTGGGCTAAAGAACGCTGCCAATACTAATGTCTGCCAACACCTTTTAAAGTTAGTAAAAGATGGAAAAGTGG AATGTTCAGAAAAAGATGGAACAAAACTATGGAAGATAAAAGGCCAAAGCAATATGTGA